A stretch of the Ananas comosus cultivar F153 linkage group 14, ASM154086v1, whole genome shotgun sequence genome encodes the following:
- the LOC109720198 gene encoding uncharacterized protein LOC109720198 isoform X1, which yields MEDGEQIREGDLDEALHGLSPLGIHGEVPHDGEGLEDEDKEEEEEEEGELEVGGEGLEPSIGFSHRAKIIQILKNLHSPEVKIYSESSKEFIGLLRGDLGGSILREFILLSPKCSELAEAWRLHKGKPGVAHILSLFSVVFEHPEGKSQIGGIRRSLDNFARSIFVERIDDIHSELNSQEARRQSAALNLLASIVRRGIGLASEVAKCFDFKLPVLSKFSGIKKKGRKEEMRGVKRSTRNAFVGFAMSFIQVGNPRLLRWILQQRELYSGVLRGIGTDDVDTVVYILSVIRDRVLVEDSLIPPGLRSVLFGSATLEQLSYISGNPTAGAGADIAHEVLLLVCTDPRNGLMPTSNLKGNEKRLFDLMKKLKATEVDYHKKLLLAVVNKRPSLCAAYMDEFPYHLEPRIQISSSWFAAISLAADMICSVNWDAMITSLASNSHNLLAVNDGELQQILKCIIPAACSRLVLNKGLLHSDDRVKHGTLRLVLESVKSLQGLISAIDKRAAGMSMNIIPHTSTEVAARLHFLLGLSCSLEVDGSLEDVIHPQADKIGIEKWISLKQFIQDEVRAVLPDPQVLLKLLSSMSCKELKSSGKSLKRCSNFPEGVAKKLKSETTNEYIDIMISGIDAECTDANGTASGKQDLDLVNDRMAIVKDIWGSKEDNLIINNPTDAEDVFHSKLLDILAIYLRTMPISFDGAFDFFRVIPVNPLSLPTNRQQSLFSLLVEYIGQPTGSLELGSIPESMYKHLQPLINVLLYSGLKNICNQAYILVRAAMISTGAFDQNFVEIDAWLFFLPAYKTQKLGVDSQGGGAYRDLSSVVVSFLCDAVSTVGNNLYKHLDNMHRLLANLDYFEDDSSGFSPLILCILQKCLRLLDSDSGTFKLYERSVISLYVSNTLSLIMQSQVTASILPGLINLVLTEKLKDKLSEDEDFEISLCEWRPLKNLLCFARSILNQQSCNLFPVSENTTKGHESSLSSVLSKVQEFLDQGHANELAETGTALSFSVICATPEDVMENFPLLLTVTKHYFNSYLPFLSSIFFLEPEYLAKASIRWPDMFFSAFRMLKGEFLNYCRANDALNLNNFPPKESAAAAAAALSQFLFNASFYELFSALFSFGRCTKHATREEEISHSVEILDLLKVKISEGSDNDLLSFLRYTLFWSYQILSTYIAKPLNPLKELLQMCFSIVDYMLDSILLLTADSTESKSLGTSSPTKHIHDAVDFIFHHPIINLLLSCPVSYNENSADGKLGGQNDALKIFSTENLRPVDWIRLKFLSKLFDFLLNVGNREMYASENYVQFLGSIIKAPMLVIQKVLLIFRQKFELCFEKRNFLPLLPEFSILSALIQFVSPFELLELAHWMFSKLEDAVSGSVSEFTSAALVCLYIADAAMEMLHGYLKQPELKSKPYHFWDIKLENFDATIFQIVHCKILHFVICLKLEFADKFLLKTVDRVYSQRYAGPSSTILPFYMSLSTMIANSPMNLFLHCFFPTSKIKARTLQLLVEISPSHMDLFGRLFLGILSDDSSILNLLKGYVFSADDYLLLLPAALSYFSSNSHIDKQDLEHSALIPNFYSRTLLTGFSSWKNYVTQSIFDEEYGESAPASFEDFQKFCNSTLLGKAITMLHHFFILNGKSLSKRHRLDIFDSICPPSDEFLEFGREQVSFGPFNETLKLISEGFAKISLLRLLLSPPELEGGSIEMTKEIKTKRFNHSKERFINILVKSLDQIVRNFPRKTNNMDSCTANTCKVVSFLEYFILRNIIQVSVEIQSYLTRLKSIPFLNPFIRSSLLHRFEDPVTIKAIRCILVALSEGRFSAAEILELSLGHSQFVPILTCNGSVSFSSALAPTGTLLQPVPSILKTIDASVTEVSSRESYNNYCVSDRRKIEHIRLLRILYHLKNRQQSDGNSNLNVMDSKELISFLLSVYGATLGEIDLEILHLMNEIESSEGLEYERIAEMDYLWGSAAFKVRKELRFDCSVSNNKNVANETTEERRKVLFRENIPVDSKVCAMTALQFCYDRCSRIAPLSLDKLLEDKFTETSKIQSQNVSMVQQYDPVFILRFSIHSLLMDYIEPVEFARIGLLAVTLISISSPDEEQRKLGYTSLGRFKQALESSRKSKEALQLQLLLTYVQNGISESWQKIPSIIAIFTAEASFTLLDTAQKQFFTINKFLMHCPGVNLKSVPLFNTLFGNSSIHFKADRLWILQLLYAGLNLYDDAKIYVKNNILEFLLSFYASSISDLESKILILQIIKKSIKLPSLTHHLLKERGLLPWLSSVISSYGENIDEDKHSSLGIIELVLKIINEAISSRSIMEWLQEFALEQLSDITSNVYLLFVRALKLLKGNVLLLNSMLRVMVSTLRLSQKRKIYQPHFTLSLNSIVRLCQAVNAELSSRDFNLAIELGVDAILMNTPVPVTSHVDKVKLAKVITWAISVSLQLSSSQRSLTNELDRNVLISLKEQQECRISKILRWLTASLILGSISTVAHQTSTNYVLCRPNPENLQSLLECLIGERDEIAEDCGANETLAFIIMYLQQLPRVNNDALNRSVTLALCILLLNTSNPTVKKYLSERRGQVVSLCMKIGCPAETNTAWRWSYYQPWRDLTTYETEMEKLEEHQACRSLLIIFSNALSGAEQFGFPVLSCDDVEHCSLFRWEREIMLRRISKS from the exons ATGGAGGACGGTGAACAAATCCGTGAAGGGGATCTCGACGAGGCGCTACACGGTCTCTCCCCTCTCGGCATCCATGGCGAAGTCCCCCACG ATGGTGAGGGATTAGAAGATGAGgataaggaggaggaggaggaagaagaaggggagttAGAAGTAGGAGGAGAGGGATTGGAACCTTCGATTGGCTTTTCACATAGAGCAAAAATTATCCAAATTCTGAAAAATCTGCACTCCCCTGAAGTGAAGATCTATTCGGAATCATCGAAGGAATTTATTGGGCTGTTGAGGGGAGATTTAGGCGGAAGTATTCTCCGAGAATTTATTCTGTTATCGCCTAAGTGCTCGGAGCTTGCGGAGGCTTGGCGGCTTCATAAGGGAAAGCCCGGGGTGGCCCATATACTGTCGCTGTTCTCAGTGGTTTTCGAACATCCAGAAGGTAAATCCCAAATTGGTGGGATTAGAAGAAGTCTAGATAATTTCGCCCGATCAATTTTTGTAGAAAGAATTGATGATATTCACAGCGAATTGAACAGCCAAGAAGCGAGGCGCCAAAGCGCCGCGCTGAATCTTTTGGCTTCTATTGTGAGGCGTGGCATAGGGTTAGCTTCTGAGGTTGCGAAATGTTTTGATTTTAAGCTTCCCGTGCTTTCTAAGTTCTCTGGAATTAAGAAGAAGGGGCGGAAAGAGGAAATGCGAGGAGTGAAGCGTTCCACAAGGAATGCATTTGTTGGATTTGCCATGTCGTTTATACAAGTTGGGAATCCGAGGCTGCTGAGATGGATTCTTCAGCAGAGGGAGTTGTATTCCGGCGTTCTCCGCGGAATTGGAACAGACGATGTTGATACTGTTGTTTATATTCTGTCTGTTATTCGAGATAGGGTTTTAGTTGAGGATTCTCTAATCCCTCCTGGCCTAAGAAGTGTTCTTTTTGGAAGTGCCACTCTTGAGCAGCTGAGTTACATCTCGGGAAATCCAACAGCCGGCGCTGGTGCTGACATAGCGCATGAAGTTTTGCTTTTGGTATGTACAGATCCGAGGAATGGTTTGATGCCGACCTCGAACTTGAAAGGCAATGAGAAGCGGTTGTTTGATCTCATGAAGAAATTGAAGGCCACAGAAGTCGATTATCATAAGAAGTTGCTTTTGGCTGTTGTGAATAAGCGACCATCTCTTTGCGCAGCGTACATGGATGAGTTTCCCTACCATCTTGAACCACGGATACAGATATCTTCTTCTTG GTTTGCTGCCATATCCCTTGCAGCAGATATGATATGCTCTGTAAATTGGGATGCCATGATCACCTCTCTCGCCTCTAATTCACATAATCTGCTCGCTGTAAATGATGGTGAGTTACAGCAGATCTTGAAGTGCATCATTCCTGCCGCTTGTTCTCGGTTGGTGTTAAATAAGGGGTTGCTCCATTCTGATGATCGTGTGAAGCACGGTACTCTCAGGCTTGTTTTAGAATCAGTCAAATCATTGCAAGGTCTAATCAGCGCAATTGATAAGAGGGCTGCTGGCATGAGTATGAACATAATACCTCATACATCTACTGAGGTGGCAGCTAGATTGCATTTTCTTTTGGGATTAAGTTGCTCCTTAGAAGTGGATGGGTCTTTGGAAGATGTAATTCATCCACAAGCGGATAAAATAGGTATAGAGAAATGGATTTCTTTGAAGCAATTTATTCAGGATGAGGTCAGAGCAGTGCTTCCTGATCCCCAAGTCCTTCTAAAGTTGCTTTCATCAATGAGTTGTAAAGAACTAAAAAGTTCGGGCAAGAGCTTAAAGAGATGTTCAAATTTTCCAGAGGGTGTTGCCAAGAAACTGAAAAGTGAAACCACCAATGAGTATATTGATATCATGATTAGTGGAATAGATGCTGAATGTACTGATGCTAATGGTACAGCATCTGGTAAACAAGATTTGGACTTGGTAAATGATCGCATGGCGATTGTAAAAGACATATGGGGATCAAAGGAAGATAATTTAATTATCAATAATCCAACAGATGCAGAAGATGTTTTCCATTCGAAGTTGCTAGATATTCTTGCGATTTATTTG AGGACGATGCCCATCTCCTTCGATGGCGCATTTGATTTCTTCAGAGTTATACCAGTCAATCCTTTAAGCCTTCCCACGAATCGGCAACAGTCTTTATTTTCTCTGTTAGTTGAGTATATTGGACAGCCTACAGGAAGCTTGGAGTTGGGAAGTATTCCCGAGTCAATGTATAAGCACTTGCAACCATTAATTAATGTCTTGTTATATTCGGGCCTAAAAAACATTTGCAATCAAGCTTACATTTTGGTACGGGCTGCCATGATAAGCACTGGTGCTTTTGATCAGAACTTTGTCGAGATTGATGCTTGGTTATTTTTCTTACCTGCTTATAAGACACAAAAGCTTGGTGTAGATAGCCAAGGAGGAGGAGCATACCGTGACCTCTCTTCTGTTGTTGTTTCGTTTCTGTGTGATGCTGTTTCAACAGTGGGAAACAATTTGTACAAGCACCTAGATAATATGCACAGGCTTCTTGCTAATTTGGACTACTTTGAAG ATGATTCCTCTGGTTTCAGTCCTCTCATTTTATGCATCCTACAAAAGTGCCTCAGGCTACTTGATTCAGATTCTGGAACATTTAAGTTATATGAAAGATCTGTAATCTCTTTATATGTGTCCAATACATTAAGCTTAATTATGCAGTCTCAG GTAACTGCGAGTATATTGCCTGGTCTGATAAATTTGGTGTtaactgaaaaattaaaagataaattgtCAGAAGATGAGGATTTTGAGATTTCTCTCTGTGAATGGAGGCCTCTAAAGAATCTGCTATGTTTTGCACGGAGCATTTTAAACCAACAGAGCTGCAACCTCTTTCCTGTATCAGAAAATACTACTAAAGGACATGAAAGCTCTCTCTCCTCTGTACTTAGCAAGGTACAGGAATTTCTAGATCAGGGGCATGCCAATGAGCTAGCTGAAACAGGCACTGCACTTTCATTTTCAGTAATATGTGCCACTCCTGAGGATGTGATGGAAAATTTCCCTTTGCTTCTTACTGTCACCAAACATTATTTCAATTCATATCTTCCTTTCCTCTCATCAATATTTTTCCTAGAACCAGAATATCTTGCCAAAGCTTCAATTCGATGGCCAGATATGTTCTTCTCCGCTTTTAGGATGTTAAAGGGTGAATTTTTGAACTATTGCCGGGCCAATGATGCCCTTAACTTAAACAATTTTCCCCCCAAAGAatcagctgctgctgctgctgctgcgcttagtcaatttttatttaatgcttCATTTTATGAGCTGTTTTCTGCACTCTTTAGCTTTGGCCGCTGCACAAAACATGCAACTAGAGAGGAAGAAATCTCCCATTCAGTTGAAATACTAGATTTGCTCAAAGTAAAGATTTCTGAAGGCTCAGATAATGATTTATTATCATTCCTGAGATATACCCTGTTTTGGAGCTACCAGATACTGTCAACCTATATTGCGAAGCCATTGAATCCTCTGAAAGAACTTCTTCAAATGTGCTTTAGCATCGTTGATTATATGTTGGACAGCATTCTGCTACTGACTGCCGATAGTACAGAATCAAAATCTTTGGGAACATCTTCTCCTACAAAGCATATTCATGATGCTGTTGACTTCATTTTTCATCACCCAATAATTAACTTGCTGCTGTCCTGCCCTGTGTCCTATAATGAGAATTCTGCAGATGGAAAACTTGGTGGTCAGAATGATGCATTGAAAATTTTCTCAACAGAAAATCTTCGTCCTGTGGACTGGATTAGGTTGAAATTTTTGAGTAAACTATTTGACTTTTTGTTAAATGTGGGAAATCGGGAAATGTATGCTTCTGAGAATTATGTACAGTTTCTTGGATCAATCATTAAGGCTCCAATGCTTGTGATTCAAAAGGTGCTGTTGATATTCAGGCAGAAATTTGAACTCTGTTTCGAGAAGAGAAATTTTCTACCTCTGCTCCCTGAATTTTCGATATTATCTGCTTTGATACAGTTTGTATCTCCTTTCGAGCTTCTGGAACTAGCACATTGGATGTTCTCTAAATTAGAGGATGCTGTTTCTGGTAGCGTTTCTGAATTCACTTCTGCTGCTTTGGTATGTCTATACATTGCTGATGCTGCGATGGAGATGCTACATGGTTACCTAAAACAACCTGAACTGAAATCAAAACCTTATCACTTTTGGGATataaaacttgaaaattttgatgCCACCATTTTCCAAATAGTTCATTGTAAGATTCTTCATTTTGTGATATGCTTGAAGCTAGAATTTGcagataaatttttattgaagaCTGTTGATCGCGTCTATAGTCAGAGATATGCAGGACCCAGCTCTACTATTCTTCCTTTCTATATGTCATTATCTACAATGATTGCTAACAGTCCCATGAATCTGTTTCTGCACTGCTTTTTTCCGACAAGTAAGATCAAGGCAAGAACACTGCAACTGCTTGTTGAAATAAGCCCTAGTCATATGGATCTTTTTGGGCGGTTATTCTTGGGTATCTTAAGTGACGACTCATctattttgaatcttttaaaaGGCTATGTCTTCTCTGCGGATGATTATCTGCTTCTGTTACCTGCTGCTTTATCATACTTTTCATCTAATTCTCATATAGATAAGCAGGATTTAGAACACTCTGCATTGATACCAAATTTTTATTCGAGAACACTTTTAACTGGGTTTTCTAGCTGGAAGAACTATGTCACTCAGAGCATTTTTGACGAAGAATATGGTGAATCTGCGCCTGCTTCATTTGAAGATTTTCAGAAATTTTGCAACAGCACCCTTCTAGGAAAGGCTATTACTATGTTGCACCACTTCTTTATCTTAAATGGGAAGTCCCTGAGTAAAAGGCACCGTCTGGACATATTTGATTCTATATGTCCACCTTCAGATGAATTTTTAGAGTTTGGTCGTGAGCAAGTCAGTTTTGGTCCATTTAATGAGACTTTAAAACTTATCAGTGAAGGTTTTGCAAAGATATCACTTTTGAGGTTATTGTTATCTCCTCCTGAACTGGAGGGAGGAAGCATTGAGATGACCAAGGAGATTAAAACCAAACGATTTAATCATTCAAAAGAAAGGTTTATTAACATTTTGGTGAAATCATTGGATCAGATCGTTAGAAATTTCCCTCGAAAGACAAATAACATGGATTCTTGCACAGCTAACACCTGTAAAGTTGTTagttttttagaatattttattttgagaaatatCATTCAGGTGTCTGTAGAGATCCAAAGTTACCTGACCCGGTTGAAGTCAATTCCATTTCTAAATCCTTTTATCAGATCTTCTCTCCTTCATAGATTTGAGGATCCTGTTACAATAAAAGCTATTCGATGCATTCTTGTTGCACTCTCTGAGGGGAGATTTTCCGCTGCTGAAATTCTTGAACTCTCGCTGGGGCACTCTCAGTTTGTACCTATACTTACCTGCAACGGTTCTGTTTCATTTTCATCTGCTTTGGCTCCCACAGGGACATTGCTGCAGCCGGTACCTAGTATTTTGAAAACAATCGATGCCTCAGTTACCGAAGTCTCTAGCAGAGAGAGTTATAATAATTATTGTGTCTCAGACAGGAGAAAGATTGAACATATTAGATTACTTAGAATACTCTACCATCTCAAGAACAGACAGCAGAGTGATGGTAACTCAAATCTCAACGTGATGGATTCCAAAGAattgatttcttttcttttatctgTCTATGGTGCGACACTTGGTGAAATAGATTTGGAGATACTTCATCTCATGAATGAAATAGAGTCATCTGAGGGTTTGGAGTATGAAAGAATTGCTGAAATGGATTATTTGTGGGGAAGTGCTGCTTTTAAAGTCAGAAAAGAGCTAAGGTTTGACTGTTCAGTTTCCAACAACAAGAATGTTGCTAATGAAACAACTGAGGAAAGACGCAAAGTGCTTTTCAGGGAGAATATACCAGTTGATTCAAAAGTCTGCGCGATGACAGCTCTCCAATTTTGCTATGATAGATGCTCAAGGATTGCCCCGTTATCACTGGATAAGCTTCTTGAGGATAAGTTTACTGAAACTTCAAAG ATACAATCTCAAAACGTCAGTATGGTTCAACAGTACGATCCTGTTTTTATACTGCGTTTCTCAATTCATAGTCTGTTAATGGATTACATTGAGCCTGTTGAGTTTGCTCGAATAGGCCTACTCGCAGTTACACTAATCAGCATTTCTTCTCCTGATGAAGAGCAAAGGAAATTAGGTTACACGTCCCTAGGGAGATTCAAGCAAGCATTGGAG AGTTCTCGAAAAAGTAAGGAGGCATTGCAGCTTCAACTTCTCTTAACATATGTGCAAAATGGAATATCTGAATCCTGGCAGAAGATACCCTCCATAATTGCTATTTTCACAGCAGAAGCCTCTTTCACACTGTTGGACACAGCACAGAAGCAATTCTTTACAATCAACAAATTCTTAATGCACTGTCCGGGCGTTAACCTAAAG AGCGTTCCGTTGTTTAACACGTTATTTGGAAATAGTTCCATCCACTTCAAAGCTGACCGTTTGTGGATTCTTCAGCTATTATATGCTGGTCTGAATTTGTATGATGATGCTAAAATATATGTGAAAAACAACATTTTGGAGTTCTTGTTGAGCTTTTATGCCTCTTCAATTTCGGATCTTGAATCAAAGATTCTGATCCTTCAG ATAATAAAGAAGTCTATTAAGCTTCCATCGCTAACTCATCATTTGCTGAAGGAACGTGGGTTACTGCCATGGTTATCGTCAGTTATTTCATCCTACGGTGAGAACATTGATGAAGATAAACATTCTTCTCTAGGAATAATTGAGTTGGTTTTGAAG ATAATTAATGAGGCAATATCTTCGCGATCTATAATGGAATGGCTACAAGAATTTGCCCTTGAGCAGCTGTCAGATATTACATCTAACGTATACTTGCTGTTCGTGAGAGCCCTCAAGCTGCTGAAAGGAAatgttttattattaaattctaTGCTTCGTGTGATGGTATCAACACTTAGATTATCACAGAAGAGGAAGATATACCAACCGCATTTTACCTTGTCTCTGAACAGCATAGTTCGGCTTTGCCAAGCTGTTAATGCTGAGCTAAGTAGCAGGGATTTCAATCTCGCGATAGAGCTCGGAGTAGATGCCATACTCATGAATACGCCGGTGCCTGTTACTTCTCACGTG GATAAGGTGAAGTTGGCAAAGGTCATCACGTGGGCAATTTCAGTATCTTTGCAATTATCCTCTAGCCAAAGATCGCTAACAAATGAGCTCGATCGGAACGTGCTAATCTCTTTGAAAGAACAGCAGGAGTGTCGGATCTCAAAGATCTTGCGGTGGTTAACGGCTTCACTTATTCTCGGAAGCATTTCCACAGTTGCTCATCAAACGAGTACAAATTATGTTTTGTGCAGACCAAACCCTGAGAATCTGCAATCTTTGTTGGAATGTTTAATAGGAGAAAGGGACGAAATAGCAGAAGATTGTGGTGCAAATGAGACACTAGCTTTTATCATAATGTATCTTCAGCAGCTTCCCAGAGTAAACAATGATGCTCTAAATCGTTCAGTCACATTAGCTCTTTGCATATTACTCCTAAATACTTCTAATCCAACAG TTAAAAAATATCTGAGCGAGCGTCGTGGGCAAGTTGTATCATTATGCATGAAGATAGGCTGCCCTGCAGAAACTAATACTGCTTGGAGATG GTCGTACTATCAACCGTGGAGGGACCTCACAACATATGAAACCGAGATGGAGAAACTGGAGGAACACCAAGCATGCAGGagccttttgattattttttcaaatgcTCTTTCTGGGGCCGAGCAATTTGGTTTCCCGGTGCTCTCTTGCGATGACGTGGAGCACTGTAGCTTGTTTCGGTGGGAAAGGGAGATAATGTTGAGGAGGATAAGTAAATCATGA